The following DNA comes from Occultella kanbiaonis.
CTTCGTGGGGGCCGCGATCCTGCTGCAGATGCAGGTCGCGAACATGAAGGACGACTGGTACGACAAGGTCGAGGTCTCGATCTTCCTGTGTCCGGGGGACTCCTTCGCGCCGACCTGCGCGGGCGGTGAGGTCACCGAGCAGCAGGTGGAGGAGATCCAGGGGGTTCTGGCTTCGGAGGCGCTCAGCGACTACGTCGAGGAGGTCTACGTCGAGACCCAGGAGGAGGCGTTCGTCGCGTTCCAGGACCAGTTCGGGGACCAGGACTGGGCCCAGCGGATCACCGTGGACCAGATGCAGATCTCGCTCCGCGTGAAACTGGTGGATCCCGAGCTGTACCAGGTGGTCGCCGACGAGGTGGCCGGGCGTGATGGCGTCGAGGAGGTCGTCGACCAGCGGAGCATCCTCGAGCCGCTGTTCCTGATCCTGAACCGCACCACCGTGATGGCGGCGGGACTGGCCGCCCTCATGATCGTCACGGCGATCCTGTTGATCACGACCACGATCCGGTTGTCCGCGATGAGCCGTCAACGGGAGACCTCCATCATGCGGCTGGTCGGCGCATCCAACCTGTTCATCCAGCTCCCGTTCATGCTGGAGGGCGCGATCGCGGCCCTGCTCGGTGCGCTGCTCGCCATCGGCGGCCTGTGGCTGGGGGTCCGGTACATCGTCGAGGACTGGCTGGCCGGCACCGTCCAGTGGGTCAACTTCGTCTCGACGTCAGACGTCTGGCTGATCGCCCCGATCCTGATCGGGATCGGGATTGCGCTCGCGGCCATCAGTTCACTCGTTACCCTGAGTCGATACACGAAGGTCTGAGGTCCCATGCTGAGCTCCGCCAGCCCCAACCACCGTGTGCGTCGCCCTGCCCGCTCCGCGTGGCGCGTCGCGATGTCCGCGGCACTGACGGTCCTCGTCGGCTTCGTGGTCATCACCGGCCCTGCGGCCGCCGACGAGATGGACGACCTGCAGGACCAGCAGGACCAGAACGCTGCCGAACGGGAACAGCTCGCCTCGGCCCTGGAGGGCACCGACGCCGAGCTCGCGGCCACCTACCTCGCCCTCGCGGACACGAACTACCGGCTGCCGATCGCGGAGGCGGAACTGGTCACTGCGAACTCGGAACTGGCCGCCGCGGAACGGCACCGTGACTCGGTGCAGTCGCGCCTCGAGATCGCGGAGGGTCAACAGGCGGACCTGATCGCCGAGATCGCCGACGGCGAGGCGGAGATCCTCGAGACCGAGGGCGCCATGGGAGAGGTGGCTCGGTCCGCCTACCGTGGCAACGGGTCGGTCAGCGCGCTCGCGGTGGTCCTCGACGCGACCAGCACCGAGGACTTCGCGAGCCAGTACTCGGTCATGAACTCGGCCCTGCGGACGCAGAACCAGACGCTCACCGACCTGGAGAACCTGACCGCGATCAACCGGAACCGGCAGGTGCGTCTCGACGCCGTCCAGGTCCGCATCAGCGAGCTCAAGGTCGAGGCCGACGCCGCCGTCGCGGCCGCCGAGGTGGCCCGCCAGACCGCCGCCGACCTGGTCGCCGAGATCGCCCGGTTGAAGGCCGATCAGGAGGCCCAGGCGGCCTCGCTCGAGACCCTCAAGGCCGAGCAGGCGGACCGCCAGGCAGAACTCGAGGCCGAGAACCAGCAGATCGCCACCGAGATCAATGCCCTCGCCGCCGAGCAGGCGGCCGAACGGG
Coding sequences within:
- the ftsX gene encoding permease-like cell division protein FtsX; this encodes MRVRFVLSQIGNGLRRNMAMATSVVLVTFISLTFVGAAILLQMQVANMKDDWYDKVEVSIFLCPGDSFAPTCAGGEVTEQQVEEIQGVLASEALSDYVEEVYVETQEEAFVAFQDQFGDQDWAQRITVDQMQISLRVKLVDPELYQVVADEVAGRDGVEEVVDQRSILEPLFLILNRTTVMAAGLAALMIVTAILLITTTIRLSAMSRQRETSIMRLVGASNLFIQLPFMLEGAIAALLGALLAIGGLWLGVRYIVEDWLAGTVQWVNFVSTSDVWLIAPILIGIGIALAAISSLVTLSRYTKV
- a CDS encoding murein hydrolase activator EnvC family protein, with protein sequence MSAALTVLVGFVVITGPAAADEMDDLQDQQDQNAAEREQLASALEGTDAELAATYLALADTNYRLPIAEAELVTANSELAAAERHRDSVQSRLEIAEGQQADLIAEIADGEAEILETEGAMGEVARSAYRGNGSVSALAVVLDATSTEDFASQYSVMNSALRTQNQTLTDLENLTAINRNRQVRLDAVQVRISELKVEADAAVAAAEVARQTAADLVAEIARLKADQEAQAASLETLKAEQADRQAELEAENQQIATEINALAAEQAAERARQQAALAAQQNSGSGGGGGGGGGGGAAAPPPGSTFIPPISRSLHVTSSYGYRVYPITGGWFMHNGVDLRSSCGEAQMASASGRVIAVRGAAGNGTHGNQVMIDHGVINGNSWVTVYNHMSRFNTYVGQQVGQGQVIGYTGATGNVTGCHVHFEIWRNGSTVDPMNYF